In Rhodanobacteraceae bacterium, the DNA window TCGCCAGTTTCGGTGAGGATGAGGACGGGCGGATCTACGTCGCCGCCTTCAACGGGAAGATCTACCGCTTCACCAGTAACACCGAGCTGCCGCCGGTGCTGTTCGCCAACGGGTTCGAATGACCGGGTTCCGGCCGCGCCGGCAGCCAATCGAGCCGGGGAAGCGCTGCGCGCTCCCCGGCCTACGCCTCGCCCTTCGTCGCCTCCGGCTTCTCCGTCGGCCCGCTGAGCGCCGCGCGCGCCTCGGGGGTGATCGCGACGATGCCCTGGCGCAGTTCGCGCGAGAGGATGATGCGGGCGTCGGAGCCGAGCTGGTTCAGCTCCTGGCCGAAGGTCAGCTTGCCGTTGTCGTCCACGCTGACGATGCCCTGCGACTTGAGCATCTGGATGAAGCTCTTGAACAGCGCGCGGTCGCCGAATTCGGGGCCGGAGAGTTCGTGCAGCAGGGCCATGCGCTGGGCGGTGACGTGGCACAGGGTCTCGAGCTCGCCGGAAGACAGCGTGCCCGGGCCATTCTTGCCGAGCAGCGCGATCACCACGTAGTAGCGCTGGAAGGTCTGCAGCAGGCTGTGCGCGAGCACGCGCAGGCCGAAGAAGGCGTCGCCGCCGTCGGCGGGGCGGCTGACCCAGCGGCCGTCCGCATCGACATTGATCAGGCCATGGCGGCCGAGGAAATCCGTCGCGGCGTCGATGCGCTCGGAGAACTCGTCGGTGGTCCACGGCAGGAACAGCTCGGTCTGCAGGAAGGGGTAGACCATCCTTCCCAACCGCGCCAGGCCGGCGCGCGACAACCGCCGCGTGTTGAGCAGGCAGCAGGCCACCCAGCTGACCGCGGCGAACACGTGCATGACGTTGTTGCGGTAGTAGCTGAGGAGCACGCCCTGGTCGCCCTCGGCGCTCAGCACGTCGCCTAGCGGGTGCTTCAGGCGGCGGATCCAGCCCATCTGCTCGCCGTAGGCCACGATCTCGGCCGGCGTCATCGGCGTGCGCGTGATCCGCGCGCTGTAGGGCAGCTCGGCCAGCAGGTCGAGGTAGATCTGCAAGTGCGCCTTGAGGTCGGCCTCGCCGATGGCGTGCTTGGGCGTGCCCAGGATCACCAGCGCCAGCAACGCGACCGGATTGACGTCGGCGGCGGCGTTGATGTTCTCGAGGATCTTGTGCGCCAGGTCGTCCACCGCGCCGGAGAACCAGCCCGGACGGTCGTTCTCCCCGGTGGTCTGCTCGCGCCAGTAGGTGCGTTCGCGGAGAGGATGTCGTCGAGCAGGATCGGCTCGCCGAAATTGACGGCGACCCGCCCGTAGCGGTGGCGCAGCACGGACAACGAACGCACCAGACCGACCATCGATTCCTTGGCCTTGGGCTGGCCGGACAACTCGCCGAGGTAGCTCTTGCCCTCGATCAGTTTTTCGTAGCCAAAGAACACCGGCTGGAACAGCACCGGCTTGGCGCGTTCGCGCAGGTAGGCGCGCACGGTCATCGCCAGCATCCCGGCGCGCGGCGGCAGCAAGCGCCCGGTGCGGCTGCGCCCGCCTTCGATGAAGTACTCGAGCGCCACGCCCTGGCGCACCAGCTGGGTGACGTACTCGCTGAACACGGTCGAGTACAGCGCGTTGGACTTGAAGCTGCGGCGCAGGAAGAAGGCACCGCCGCGGCGCAGGATCGAACCCACCAGCGGCAGGTTGAGGTTGACGCCGGCCGCGATGTGCGGCGGCACCAGCCCGTTGCGGTACAGCATGTACGACAGGATCAGGTAGTCGATGTGGCTGCGGTGGCTGGGCACGTAGACCACTTCATAGCCCGGCGCCTGCTGGCGGAAGGCGTCGAAGTGGTTCATCCGGATGCCGTCGTAGATGCGGTTCCAGAAGCCCTGCAGGATGAACGACAGCGAGCGCACCACCGGGTGCGAGTAGTCCGCGGCGATCTCGCGCGCGTAGGCCTCGGCCTTTCTCTGCGCGGCGCGCTGGCCGCCCTTCTCTTTCGCCGCCTGCGCCGCAATCGCCGCGCGCACGGCATCGGTGCGCAGCAAATTGTCCACCAGGGTACGCCGGTGCGACAGATCCGGGCCGATGACGGCGCCGCGGATCCGGCGGAAGTGCACGCGCAGCAGCAAGGACAGCTTGTGCGCCGCGCGCCGGAGGTCTTCCGCCTCGGGGGCGTTCTTGCCGACCAGCACCGGCGGGCTGAACTGCACCAGGGTGTTGCGGCCGTTGAACAGGATCGCGAGCAGGCGGCGGAAGCGGCCGACCACCACCCAGTTCTCGCTGAACAGCACCTTGAACCAGCCATCGGTGCGGTCCGGCGCGCGGCCGACGATGATCGACACCGGGATCAGCTGGACCTGCGCTTCCGGGTCGCGCCGGATCGCCGCCAGCAGGCGCTCCAGGCGCTCGGTGCGGTCGCGCAGCCGGCGATGGTTGAGCAGCCAGCCACTGCGTTTTTCCACCGCGATGAAAGCGCGCGGCGGGCGGCTCAAGGTCACCAGCGGCAGCGGATCGATCGGGCGCGGCCAGCCGGCTTCGCGGCAGGCGCGGTCGAGGATGGCCAGGTTCGACAGCCCGTGGCGGTCCAGCACGTAGCAGACCGGCCTGGCGGGATCGAAGGGCGCGCGATCGGATTCGGGGGTGATCCGCTTCAGGCGCAGGAATGGGTGCAGCAAGGTATCGACCAGGGCCAGCAGTGCACGCCGGAACCAGGGCGCCTTGAGCGTCGTACTCGGGGCGGTTTCAGTCATGGCGGTATGCCGCCGCCGCGGGCGCAGTGCGCCCGCGGCAGCCGGCAGCGACGGACTTATTCGCCCGCGGCTTCTTCTTCGGACTCTTCGTCGGCCGCGGCGTCATCGCCTTCGGCCACCTGCGCGGCTTCCTCGGCCTTGGCCTTCTCCAGCTGCGCCAGCATGTCCTTGCCGTACCACTTGCCGTCGACCTTCTGCATCTCGCTCTCGAAGCTCATCGGCGCATCGAACAGCGCGTAGCTGACCTTGAGCTTGGCAGTGTCGCCGGCTTCGCTGACGATCTCGGTCTTGACGCTGTCGGCGATCGCATCCAGCGAGAAGCCGTAGGCGGCCAGCGCGTTCTTGACGCCGCCGACGGCCGGGCCGACCTTGGCCAGCATCTCGTCGAAGCTCAGCGCCTTGATGTCGTCCAGCTTGGTGATGCCGGTGGCGCGCAGGCCGTCGGCCAGCGCCGTCAGCGACTTGCGCATCAGCGCCGGATCGGCGAAATCGGTCTTGCCCAGCCAGCCCGACAGGCCGTTCATGAACGCCGTGGCCTGGGCCTTCTGCGCGTCGGTCAGGTCGGTGCTCTCGGCGATGGTCATGGTCGCCATGCCCTGGCCCATCGCGATCATGCCGGCCAGCTGCGGCTTCAGCTGCGCCAGCTGCGGCTCCATCTCGGCCATGATCTTGTCGACGCCGTCGGCGGCGGTGATCTTGCCCCAGCTGTCGGCGAACTCGGCGCGGTCTTCGTCGGTGATCGGCTCGGCGCGGTTCTTGTCCCACTCGCTGCGCATGCGCTCGATCTCTGCCGCCGGCAGTGCGGCTTCGAGCAGGCCCTTCAGGTCATTGGAACGGAAGGCCTTGATTTGCGCATCCATCGCGGCAGAGGCGGTCGCCGCCGGTGCGACTGCCTGCATCGCGGCCTTCTCGGCCGGCGCGGCGTTCTGGGTGGCCTCGTCCTTGCCACAGCCCACGAGCAGCGCGCTGGCCAGGGCCACGGCGATCAGCGAATGACGGAACGACATGGTGATACTCCTTCGGATTCGATATCGGGCTGGGCGCCGGCAGGCGCCCGGGTGCGCTGCTGTGCGGACGAGTGGTCGTGAAGACGACGGGCCCGTGGCGGGGGCGCACTCTATCCCGCGCCCGATTGCCGCGCAAACGCAGGCGTATGGGCGGTGCGGGCGGGTTAACAAATGCGATGAAGGTTGTGGGCCGTACGGCGTTGAAGGTTGTGGGTTGTGGGTTGTGAGTTGTGGGTTGTGGGCAGCAAAGCCCTGTATTCCGACCGCCAGTGGGAGCGGCTTCAGCCGCGATCTGCTTCTGGCGGCCGCAGGAAAGATCGCCGACAGAGTCGGCTCCCACAGACCCGCGGCCCCCGGGCTTCGCTGCCCGCAACCCAGAACCCACAACCCACAACCTTCACCGCATTGCGGCTCACAACCTGCCATTCACGGCCCTATGCTCGGCGAACCCGTCAGACCGCGCCGCCCCATGACCGACCCCTTCGCCCTGCCCGAAGCCGCGCTCGCGGCCTACCTCGAACGCCAGGTGGCCGGTTTCGCCGGGCCGCTGACCGCGACCAAGTTCAAGGGCGGGCAGTCGAACCCCACCTACCTGATCGAGGCGGCCTCGGGGAACTATGTGCTCAGGCGCAAGCCGCCGGGCCTGCTGCTGGCCTCGGCGCACGCGGTGGACCGCGAGTTCCGCGTGCTCGAAGCGCTGTCGCGCACCGCGGTGCCGGTGGCCGCGCCGCTGCACCTGTGCACCGACGACTCGGTGATCGGCTCGATGTTCTACCTGATGAGCCATGTGCCGGGCCGGATCTTCTGGGATCCGGCGCTGCCGGAACTGGCGCGCGAGGCGCGCGGCGATCACTTTGATGCGATCCTGCGCACGCTGGCCGCGCTGCACGCGGTGGACGTCGGCGCGGTGGGCCTGGCCGACTACGGCAAGCCCGGCAACTACTTCGCGCGCCAGCTCAAGCGTTGGAGCGAGCAGTACCGCGCCAGCGAACTGGCGCGCATCGAGCCGATGGAGCAACTGATCGAGTGGCTCGCCGCGCACGTGCCGGAGGACGACGGACAAACCGCGCTGGTGCATGGCGACTGGCGCATCGACAACCTGATCTTCGATGCCAACGAGCCGCGCGTGCGCGCGATCGTCGACTGGGAACTGTCCACCCTCGGCCACCCGCTGAGCGACCTCGGCTACTTCTGCATGGCGCTGCGGCTGCCGCGCAATCCGGTGATCCCGGGGCTGAAAGGCATCGACCGCGCCGCGGAAGGCCTGCCCAGCGAGCGCCAGATCGTCGAGCGCTATGTCGCGCTGACCGCGCGCGACGCCTTCAGCGACTGGCCCTTCATCCTCGCCTTCAACTTCTTCCGCCTCGCCGCGATCGCCCAGGGCGTGGCCAAGCGCGCGGTCCAGGGCAACGCGTCGAGCGCCCAGGCGGATGCGACCGGGCGCATGGTGCCGGTGATCGCGGCGCTGGGGATGGAGGCGGCGACGAGGGCACGAATGCCCAGGGCACGAGGGCACGTAGAGCGCGCGGAAACACGGTTTGGCGTGTTGAAGAGAGCAGGCAATGTCACGACAACGTGCCGGAATGCGAGCCTTTACGTGCCCTCGTGCCCTCGTGCCCTCGTGCCCTCGTGCCCTCGTGCCCTCGTCTCAAGCCCGCGGATGGTGCTTGCGGTGCATCGCCTTCAGCCCCTCGCGGGCGATGTGGGTGTAGATCTGGGTGGTCGACAGATCGCTGTGGCCGAGCAGCAGCTGGACCACGCGCAGGTCGGCGCCGTGGTTCAGCAGATGGGTGGCGAAGCTGTGGCGCAGGGTGTGCGGCGACAGGCTGCCGCGCACGCCGGCGAGCACGGCGTAGCGCTTGATCAGCAGCCAGAAGCCCTGGCGGGTCATCGCCTCGCCGCGCTGGGTGATGAACAGCGCCGGCTGCGGGCGCGGGTGGATGGCGGGGCGCGCCTCCTGCAGGTAGCGCACGATCCAGTGCTGCGCCTCGTCGCCGAGCGGCACCAGGCGCTCCTTGCTGCCCTTGCCGCGCACGCGCAGCACGCCCTGCGCCAGGCTGATCTGCTCGCCGCGCAGCGAGACCAGCTCGCTGACGCGCAGGCCGGTGGCGTACAGCAGTTCCAGCATCGCCTTGTCGCGCAGGCCGAGCGGGGTGTCGAGGTCCGGCGACTTGAGCAGCGCCTCGACCTCGCTCTCGGTGAGTGCCTTGGGCAGCGCACGCGGCAGCTTGGGGGTGGACAAATCGAGCGCCGGATCGTCGCTGCGCAGGCCCTGCTCGACCATCCACGCACCGAACTGCTTCAGGGTCGACACCAGCCGCGCGCCGGAGCGCGGTTTCATGCCGGCGGCGTGGCGCGCGGCAAGGTAGTCGAACAGCACGCCGCGGTCGGCATCCGGCAGGCTGCGCCCGCGCCCGGCCAGCCAGCCGGCCAGGCCGCGCAGGTCCGCGCCGTAGCTGGCGAGCGAGGCCTTGGCCAGCCCGCGCTCGGCCCAGGCCTGTTCGAGGAAACGCGCGATCAGGCGCGTGTCGGCCGGCGTCGGCTCGGGCGCGCTATCGTTGCCGGGTTCGGTGGATGTCATGAATTCGATGCGGACCCTGGAATCTGCGAAGTGGTGGAAGCGCCTGATGGCGATCGTATACGACTGCCTGATCGTCGTCGGCCTGCTGATGGTGGCCAGTTTCGCGGTGCTGCCGTTCACCGGCGGCAAGGCGGTGCCGGCGCACACTTGGTGGTACCAGGCCTGGCTGCTGGCGGTGCTGTGGGCCTATTTCGCGCTGTCCTGGTGGCGCGGCGGCCGCACCGTCGGCGCGCGCGCGTGGAAGCTGGAGATCCGCGACCTGGGCGGCCGCTTCCCCAGCCTGGCGCGCGCCAGCCTGCGCGCGGCCCTCGCCGTCCCGTCGATCGGCCTGGCCGGCCTCGGCCTGCTCTGGTGCCTGATCGACCGCGAGGGCCAGAGCGCGCATGACCGTCTCTCCGGGACGCAGTTGCTGCAGGAATCGAAATAGCGCAAGCGGCGGCGTTCCCCGGCAGGCGAACCCGCCAGCCGTACCGGCTTGCTGCGCAGCCGGTTGCTCCTGCGGGCGGCCTGACGATTTCTGAACAAGCCACTAAGGAAGACGCAAGCTGCGGGTGGTGAGATGTGCGCTGTGAAGCGCGAATCATCCGCATGCCCCGATTCCTTGCATGGTTCCATGCCGGCCCCTACCGCGCGCTGCCGCGGTTGCTGCTGGCCTACCTCGTTTTCAGCGCCGCAATCCGCCTGGCGCTGGGCGCATTCAACGGCGATGTCGGGATCTTCTGGTCCGGGCGGATCCTCGGTGCGCTGGGGATCGGCCTGCTGTTCGACCTCGCGGTCGCCGGCTGCTTCCTGGTGCCACTGGCGCTCCTGCTGCTCGCACTGCGCGCGGGCCCTGTGCCGCCCAGCGGTGGCTTCGGCCGGCGCCTGATCCAGGCCGCGCTGCTGCCCTTCGCCGGACTGCTGGTGTTCGTCGCCGCGGCAGAGTTCGTGTTCTGGAACGAGTTCGCCTCGCGCTTCAACTTCATCGCGGTGGACTATCTGGTCTACACCAACGAGGTGATCGGCAACATCCGCGAGAGCTACCCGATGCCGCTGCTGCTGTCGGCGGTCGCGCTGGCCTCGCTGGCGCTGGCCTGGCTGATGCGCCGTTGGCTGCGCCCGGCGCTGCTGGCGCCGGCGCCGGCGTTTGCCGGGCGCGCCCTGCGCACCGTGCTGTGGCTGGCATTGCCGGTGGCCGGGATCTCGCTGCTGGATGCCAGCACCAAGGAGTTTTCGCAGGACGCGCAGGCCAATGAACTGGCTGGCAACGGCGTGTTCGACTTCTTCCACGCCTACCAGACCAACGAGATCGACTACGAGCGCTACTACCGTACCCTGCCGGACAGCACAGCGCTGGCGCAGGTGCGCCAGTCCCTGCACATTGGAGGCAGTCCGCAGCAGAGCTTCGACATCCGGCGCCAGGTCGCCCCGGCGGAACCGGAGCAGCGCTGGAACGTCGTGCTGGTGTCGATCGAGAGCCTCAGCGCCAGCTACCTCGGCCACTTCGGCAACCGCCTGGGCATCACGCCCAACCTGGACCGCATGGCCGACGAGGGCCTGCTGTTCACCCAGCTCTACGCCACCGGTACGCGCACCGTGCGCGGGCTGGAAGCGCTGACGCTGTCGGTGCCGCCTACGCCCGGCCACTCGATCGTCAAGCGCCCGCACAACGACCACCTGTACACGCTCGGATCGGTGTTCGCGCAGAAGGGCTACAAGCCGCTGTATGTCTACGGCGGCTACGCCTATTTCGACAACATGCAGGCCTTCTACGAGGGCAATGGATACCGCGTGGCCGATCGCACCGCGCTGGCGGACGACGAGATCCACTTCCAGAACATCTGGGGCGTGTGCGACGAGGACCTTTACACCCTGGCGCTGCGCGAGATCGACCGCGAGGCCGCCGCCGGCGAGCGCTTCTTCGCGCATGTGATGACGGTGTCCAACCACCGCCCGTACACCTATCCGGAAGGCCGCATCGACATCCCCAGCGGCGATGGCCGCGACGGCGGCGTCAAGTACACCGACTGGGCGATCGGCGACTTCATCCGCCGCGCGCGCGAGCGCCCTGGTTCAACGACACCCTGTTCGTGTTCGTGGCCGACCACACCCACCGCGGGCGCGGCAAGATGGACCTGCCGCCGCGCAACTACCAGATTCCGATGGTGGTCTGGGCGCCGGGGAAGGTCGCCCCGGGCCGGGTGGAGCAACTGGCCTCGCAGATCGATGTCGCGCCGACCTTGCTCGGCTTGCTCGATTTCCACTACCAGTCGCGCTTCTTCGGCAACGACATTCTCGCCCCCGGCGCGCGCCCCCGTGCGCTGCTGGCGAACTACCAGACGGTAGGCTGGTACCAGGACGGAATGGTCGTGGAACTCAAGCCCAACGCGCGCACCCGCGTGGTCGACGCGCGCACCGGTCTGGAGCGCGTACCCGACGCCCGCAGCGAGGCGATGACGCGCGAGGCCATCAGCTTCTACCAGATCGCCAGCGAGTCCTTCGGCAGCGGCGCGCTGCGCCTGGATGGGCCGCGCCAGGGCAGCGTGGGCAGCGACCATGCGCACTGAATTCCTAGGCTGCTGCTGGCTGCTGCTGCTGGCCATCGGCGGGAACGCTGCCGCCGAGAAGCTCGATCGGGCCCAACTGCAGGCCGATGGCGTGATCATCGGCGAGATCCGCATCCACGCCGACGATGTGTTCGACCTCGAACGCCCCGAGGAGAACCGCTTCGTCTATCGCCTGGCCAACCGGCTGCACGCGGAGACCCGCGAGGGCACGGTCGCGAGGCTGCTGCTGTTCAAGGTCGGCGAGCCCTACGACGATCAGAAGCTGCGCGAGTCCGAGCGCCTGCTGCGCCAGCGCCACGCCTTCTACGATGCGCGCATCCGCCCGCGGCGGATGGTCGACGGCAGGGTGGTGGTGGAGGTGCGCACCCGCGACATCTGGAGCCTGCGGCCCACCGTGGAATTCGGCCGCAGCGGCGGCGAGAACCGCAGCGAGTTCGGCGTCGAGGAGCTGAACTTCCTGGGTCTCGGGACCGAGCTGACCCTCGGCTATGCCAACGACGTGGAACGCGAATCCAGCTACCTCGCGCTGCGCCAGCCGCAGGTCGGCGCCTCGCGCTGGCAGGCCGATGTGCTGGCCGCCGACAACAGCGACGGGCACGCCTGGCGGCTCGGCCTGACGCGGCCCTTCTTCGCCCTCGACACGCGCTGGAGCGCGGGTATCGACGGCCTCGACCAGATCCAGCGCGAGCAGCGCTATCGCGCCGGCGAGGTCGTCGACCGCTACCAGCATGAGCAGCGCGGCCTGAACCTGCTGTACGGCTGGTCCAGCGGGCTGGTGAATGGCTGGACCCAGCGCTTCAGCGTCGGCACCAGCTTCGACGAGCACCGCTTTTCCAGCGTCGCGCCGATCGACGGCGTCGGCACCAGGGTGCTGCCGGAAGATCGCACACTGGTGTACCCGTGGATCGGCTACGAGCTGGTGCAGGACCATTTCATCGTCGAACACAACCGCGACCAGATCGGGCGCGCCGAGGATGTGCTGCTCGGCTGGCACGCCTACGCGCGCCTGGGTCTGGCCACCGAGGCCTTCGGCTCCGACCGCCGCGCCTGGGTCTACAGCGGCGCGCTGTCCTATGGTGACCGGCCGGACGACGCGAATGCCTGGCTGGTGTCCGCCGAGTTCTCCGGCCGCCGCGAGCGTGGCGAGTTCACCGCGATGCTGGCGCAGGTCGACGCGCGCTACGACTACCGCTGGAACGAACGCACTACCACCCACGCGCGGCTCGGCGCCCAGCTCGGCCAGTCGCTGGACCTGGACCAGCTGGTTTCGCTGGGCGGCGACAACGGCTTGCGCGGTTATCCCTACCGCTACGCCAATGGCGAGCGCAGTGCGGTGCTGACGCTGGAGCAGCGCGTCTACACCGACTGGTACCCCGGCCGCTTGTTCCGGGTTGGCGCGGCAGCGTTCGTCGATATCGGCCGCAGCTGGGGCGATCTGCCCGAAGGGCCGGAGCACCTCGGCACCCTGCGCGATATCGGCATCGGGCTGCGCCTGGCCAACACCCGCTCCGGCCGCGCGCACGTGATCCACATCGACCTCGCGCACCCGCTGGACGGCAGCGGCGACATCGACCAGCTGCAGTTCCTGATCAGCACCCGCAAGAGTTTCTGATCGCGGCAGGCCGGTCGCGCAGGCGTAGCCCGGCCGTACGCGCGCAGCGCCTTCCTCGGATGCTTGCGACAAGTACCCGCTGAGCCGCTGCGCGGCACAACGGGCTACTCAAGAACCAGAATCTTGCGGCCGTGCGCCAGTTACCGTACGCGTTTCACGTGCATGTCCGCGACGTGATCGCCGGGCTTGCCGTCCTTCCAGAAATTCCACGTGGAGCGGATCTCGTCGGCGCCTTCGAACACGAAGCGGGCATCGTGCATGTGGCCATCCTTCGCCGGATCGAAGTTGTTGGCGCGGTCGAAGGCGAATACCAGGGTCTTGCCGTCGCTGGCCTTGGCACGCATGGTCGGGTGGTTGCCGCTGGCGCAGTAATGGGTGAGCACCAGATCCTCGCCGTCGCGGAAGTAGACCGTCCGCATCTCGTGCGGGCTGCCGGGCCACAGGGTTTCCACCACCGCGCTGCCACCGCCGGTGACTTCATAGCGGATCGTCAGCTTGGGGTCGCTATTGCCCTCCAGGCCCTCGGCTGACCATTCGCCGGCCAGCGCCTTGAAGCGGTCGATCAGGTGCGGTGCGGGCGCCTGCGCGTCCGCCGGTGGTGGCGTCTGGTCCTGCGCATGCAGCGGCAGCGCGAGCGACAGTGCGAGGATGCAGGCAACGAGAATTCGGCAGGGCTTCATCGGGCGGCTCCGGGAATGGACGCACTTGCAGTTTACGCCGCGTCGATTCGGCTGTGGAATTTGCGAACCGTCGCAAGCTATTCAGGAAGCCACAGCGTCTGTGCCGCGGCGCGGGTGTAGATTGGTCGCAACTCCCCCGACGTGCGAAGCCGACCATGCGCCTGACATTCCTGCCGCGGCAGCCGCATGCACCTGATGTCGCGCGTGGCGCGCTGATCGCACTGCTGCTGGGTTGTGCCATGCCGTCGCTGGCCGCCTCGCCAGGCTGGGCCGAGTTTGCCGGCCGCGTGGCGGCGGGACCGGATTCGCTCGCGCTTTCCGATTGCAGCGGCGCAGTTGCCAGTGCCGACGTGACCATCGAGCAGTCCGACTTCAAGCCGGTGGCTGCCAGCCGCACCAAGGGCGGCTGCAAGCGCGCCGACGACTACCTGAGCGGGCGCTTGCCCAGTGGCGATTTCAAACTCGCTGCGCTCCCAGTCGACCGCGCCTTCCTCGCGCCACCGCCGGACCTGACGAAGTTCATCGCCGAGGATGCCAAGGCGGCCGGCGCTCCGGCCCGCTACGGCGTCGAGGTGGCCACGCCGGGCCTGTCGCTGCGCGACGGCAAGGCCAGCCACGGTGTGCTGGAAACCCTCGCCGACGGCCGCAAGGTCTGGCGCGTGGAACTGGTCTCGCCCGGCGCGCTGTCGCTGGATGTCGCTTTTGCCAGGCTCCGGCTGCCCGCCGGTGCCGAACTGTTCATCACCTCGAAGGACGGCATGGTCACGCGTGGCCCGGTCCGCGCCGGCGACGTGCAGCCCGACGGGCGTTACTATTCCGCCTTCGTGCCGGGCGACAGCGCCATCATCGAAGTGGCCATGACGCCGGCTGCGCTGGCCGGCACCGACATCCGCGTGGCCAACGTCGCGCACGCCTATCGCAGCATCCACGCGGCCGCGAGTGGCCAGAAGTCCGGCAGTTGCAATGTCGACGTCGTCTGTTCGCTCGGCAGCCAGTGGGGCGACCAGATCGACTCGGTGGGTCACTACACGGCGCGGTCGGGCGGGTCGGCCTTCGTCTGCAGCGGGCAACTGATCGCCAACACACGCGGCGACACCACGCCGTACTTCCTGACCGCCAACCATTGCCTCAGCAGTGAAGCGGTCGCCGATACCGTGGTGGTCTACTGGAATTTCCAGTCGGCCACCTGCCGCACGCCGGGATCGGCGGCCAGCGGTACGCCGCTGCCGAACACCATCGCCACCCACAACCAGTCCGGCTCCAATCTGGTGGCAACCAGTGCAGCAAGCGACTTCACCCTGCTGCGGCTGGATTCAAACGTGCCGGTGGCGGCGGATCCCTATTGGTCCGGCTGGGACGTCAGCGGCAACACGCCCAGCTATGTCGTGACCATCCATCATCC includes these proteins:
- the xerD gene encoding site-specific tyrosine recombinase XerD produces the protein MTSTEPGNDSAPEPTPADTRLIARFLEQAWAERGLAKASLASYGADLRGLAGWLAGRGRSLPDADRGVLFDYLAARHAAGMKPRSGARLVSTLKQFGAWMVEQGLRSDDPALDLSTPKLPRALPKALTESEVEALLKSPDLDTPLGLRDKAMLELLYATGLRVSELVSLRGEQISLAQGVLRVRGKGSKERLVPLGDEAQHWIVRYLQEARPAIHPRPQPALFITQRGEAMTRQGFWLLIKRYAVLAGVRGSLSPHTLRHSFATHLLNHGADLRVVQLLLGHSDLSTTQIYTHIAREGLKAMHRKHHPRA
- a CDS encoding RDD family protein, which produces MNSMRTLESAKWWKRLMAIVYDCLIVVGLLMVASFAVLPFTGGKAVPAHTWWYQAWLLAVLWAYFALSWWRGGRTVGARAWKLEIRDLGGRFPSLARASLRAALAVPSIGLAGLGLLWCLIDREGQSAHDRLSGTQLLQESK
- a CDS encoding LTA synthase family protein, with amino-acid sequence MPRFLAWFHAGPYRALPRLLLAYLVFSAAIRLALGAFNGDVGIFWSGRILGALGIGLLFDLAVAGCFLVPLALLLLALRAGPVPPSGGFGRRLIQAALLPFAGLLVFVAAAEFVFWNEFASRFNFIAVDYLVYTNEVIGNIRESYPMPLLLSAVALASLALAWLMRRWLRPALLAPAPAFAGRALRTVLWLALPVAGISLLDASTKEFSQDAQANELAGNGVFDFFHAYQTNEIDYERYYRTLPDSTALAQVRQSLHIGGSPQQSFDIRRQVAPAEPEQRWNVVLVSIESLSASYLGHFGNRLGITPNLDRMADEGLLFTQLYATGTRTVRGLEALTLSVPPTPGHSIVKRPHNDHLYTLGSVFAQKGYKPLYVYGGYAYFDNMQAFYEGNGYRVADRTALADDEIHFQNIWGVCDEDLYTLALREIDREAAAGERFFAHVMTVSNHRPYTYPEGRIDIPSGDGRDGGVKYTDWAIGDFIRRARERPGSTTPCSCSWPTTPTAGAARWTCRRATTRFRWWSGRRGRSPRAGWSNWPRRSMSRRPCSACSISTTSRASSATTFSPPARAPVRCWRTTRR